One genomic window of Panicum hallii strain FIL2 chromosome 6, PHallii_v3.1, whole genome shotgun sequence includes the following:
- the LOC112897305 gene encoding BAHD acyltransferase DCR, producing the protein MAAENGSGSSISTKEQVVVTVTGSRTVSPAKSRCALATFDLPYITFYYNQKLLLYRTALDFPDAVARIAAALSDALRVFYPLAGRIRQDADGALAVEGDEGAEVLEAEAVGVAVDELAGGDCGEEAERVMQQLVPYTGVMNLEGLRRPLLAVQLTQLRDGLAVGCAFNHAVLDGTSTWHFMSYWAQLCRSSTTTRSPPSLLQPILDRSLARSVRVRLDLPESAEAHEKTDPNGPKKALVARVFSFSEASVGRIKAGVNAALPPGAKPLSTFQSLGAHIWRAVSRARGLGPADITAFAVFADCRARLDPPLPPAYFGNLIQAVFTGVPAGMLLGGPPELAAGLLQKAIDEHDAAAVARRLEEYEAAPKLFHYSDAGPNCVAVGSSPRFRVYDVDFGFGRPERVRSGGNNKFDGMVYLYPGRGGEGGIDVELALQPEPMQRLQKDAEFLLLQQAAA; encoded by the exons ATGGCCGCCGAGAatggcagcggcagcagcatcAGCACCAAGGAGCAGGTAGTCGTCACCGTGACGGGCAGCCGCACGGTGTCGCCCGCCAAGAGCCGGTGCGCCCTGGCCACCTTCGACCTCCCCTACATCACCTTCTACTACAACCAGAAGTTGCTCCTGTACCGCACCGCCCTCGACTTCCCCGACGCCGTGGCGCGCATCGCGGCCGCTCTCTCCGACGCGCTCCGCGTCTTCTACCCGCTCGCCGGCCGCATCCGCCAGGACGCCGACGGCGCGCTCGCCGTGGAGGGCGACGAGGGCGCCGAGGTCCTAGAGGCCGAGGCCGTGGGCGTCGCCGTCGACGAACTCGCCGGAGGGGACTGCGGCGAGGAGGCCGAGAGGGTCATGCAGCAGCTGGTGCCATACACCGGCGTCATGAACCTCGAGGGGCTCCGACGACCGCTGCTCGCCGTCCAG CTGACCCAGCTCAGGGACGGCCTGGCCGTTGGTTGCGCCTTCAACCACGCCGTGCTGGACGGCACCTCCACCTGGCACTTCATGTCCTACTGGGCCCAGCTCTgccgcagcagcaccaccaCCCGCAGCCCCCCATCCCTGCTGCAGCCCATCCTCGACCGTTCCCTGGCCCGCTCCGTCCGCGTGCGCCTGGACCTTCCCGAGTCCGCCGAGGCCCACGAGAAGACGGACCCGAACGGGCCCAAGAAGGCCCTGGTGGCCCGCGTCTTCTCCTTCTCGGAGGCGAGCGTGGGGCGCATCAAGGCGGGCGTCAACGCGGCGCTCCCGCCGGGCGCCAAGCCTTTGTCGACGTTCCAGTCCCTGGGCGCGCACATCTGGCGCGCCGTCTCCCGCGCCCGCGGCCTCGGCCCCGCCGACATCACCGCCTTCGCCGTCTTCGCCGACTGCCGCGCCCGCCTCGACCCGCCGCTCCCGCCCGCCTACTTCGGCAACCTCATCCAGGCCGTCTTCACGGGCGTGCCCGCGGGGATGCTCCTGGGCGGGCCCCCGGAGCTGGCGGCGGGGCTGCTGCAGAAGGCCATCGACGAGcacgacgccgccgccgtggcgcggAGGCTGGAGGAGTACGAGGCCGCGCCCAAGCTCTTCCACTACAGCGACGCCGGGCCCAACtgcgtcgccgtggggagctccCCGCGCTTCAGGGTGTACGACGTCGACTTCGGGTTCGGCAGGCCCGAGCGCGTGCGCAGCGGCGGCAACAACAAGTTCGACGGCATGGTGTACCTCTAcccagggcgcggcggcgagggaggcaTCGACGTCGAGCTGGCGCTGCAGCCGGAGCCGATGCAGAGGCTCCAGAAGGACGCAGAATTCCTCCTCCTGCAGCAGGCGGCTGCCTGA